One region of Chloroflexota bacterium genomic DNA includes:
- a CDS encoding MBL fold metallo-hydrolase, whose translation MTYRFEVLDLNFQNVPHTIAVYLFRHDKGIALIESGPGSTVPALKKALADRGFALSDITDVLLTHIHLDHAGAAGFLARQGATIHVHPVGAPHMINPEKLLISAGRIYGDMMETLWGDFLPVPEEKIHIPQDEEDIVIGDLRFTPLDTPGHAYHHYAYMFEGVCFSGDVGGVRLPLGNDTKHLRLPMPPPEFHLEKWRESLARLREAAPRAIVPTHFGPFEDVDWHLDAIERELDDVEGFLEAVMPSQPSIEELERKLDAWVLEKNQRDGIDPETHHAYETANPTWMSASGLARYWKKFRQSQ comes from the coding sequence ATGACCTATCGCTTCGAAGTGCTCGACCTCAATTTCCAAAACGTGCCGCACACCATTGCGGTGTACCTCTTCCGCCACGACAAGGGCATCGCCCTCATCGAAAGCGGCCCCGGCTCGACCGTGCCAGCCCTGAAAAAAGCCCTGGCCGACCGCGGCTTTGCCCTGAGCGACATCACCGACGTGCTGCTCACCCACATCCACCTCGACCACGCCGGAGCAGCCGGTTTCCTGGCGCGGCAGGGCGCGACCATCCATGTCCACCCCGTGGGTGCGCCGCACATGATCAACCCCGAGAAACTGCTCATCTCCGCGGGGCGCATTTACGGCGACATGATGGAAACTCTCTGGGGCGACTTCCTGCCCGTGCCGGAAGAGAAAATCCACATTCCGCAAGACGAGGAAGACATCGTCATTGGCGACCTGCGCTTCACGCCCCTCGACACCCCCGGCCACGCCTATCACCACTATGCCTACATGTTCGAAGGCGTGTGCTTCAGCGGCGACGTAGGCGGCGTGCGGCTTCCCCTCGGTAACGACACCAAACACCTGCGCCTGCCCATGCCGCCGCCGGAATTCCACCTGGAAAAGTGGCGTGAAAGCCTTGCCCGCCTGCGGGAAGCCGCCCCGCGCGCCATCGTGCCCACCCACTTCGGCCCCTTTGAGGACGTCGACTGGCACCTGGACGCCATCGAGCGGGAACTCGACGACGTCGAGGGCTTCCTGGAAGCCGTGATGCCTTCCCAGCCCAGCATCGAAGAACTGGAACGCAAACTGGACGCCTGGGTGCTGGAAAAGAACCAGCGCGACGGCATCGACCCCGAAACCCACCACGCCTACGAAACCGCCAACCCCACATGGATGTCGGCCTCGGGCCTGGCGCGCTACTGGAAGAAGTTTCGGCAGAGCCAATAA
- a CDS encoding fatty-acid--CoA ligase yields the protein MPAYDYQLLLKRLLEQGVRWAPDQKIYYRDQWEYTYTEMYQRVLRLGAALKAAGAKIGTKVGVIEWDSHRYLEMYFGIPGIGAILHTINPRLSPADLAYTVIHAEDEIMVFHEDFLPLVEKLAPQLTSVRQYIIITDKDTPPETPLTDLDYETWLSSVQPLEDLPDLPEDTQATLAYTTGTTGKPKGVYFTQRQLVLHGLSGGLALSALGDFGGISKYDVYMPLTPMFHVHAWGVPYVSTMLGLKQVYPGRYEPQMLLKLILTHKVTFSHCVPTILQMIVNAPGIEKYDLSQWKVVIGGARLTKGLAQRAREIGIKVSAGYGMSETAPILTLAMLKPYMEDWDEDKKLDYLIKTGVPIPLVDLRIINEAGEDVAHDGQEKGEIVVRTPWLTPGYYKDPERSEKLWEGGWLHTGDVAVIDQHGYVQIVDRLKDVIKSGGEWISSLELENLLSLHPAVQEAAVIGIPDPQWDERPLAIIVLKEGQHVDADGLKTHLQKYVDEGVIAKWAIPERYEFVDELPKTSVGKIDKKVLRAQFAQD from the coding sequence ATGCCTGCGTACGATTACCAACTGCTACTCAAGCGTCTCCTGGAACAAGGCGTCCGCTGGGCTCCCGACCAGAAGATTTACTACCGCGACCAGTGGGAATACACCTACACCGAAATGTACCAACGCGTGCTGCGGCTCGGGGCGGCACTAAAAGCTGCTGGCGCCAAAATCGGCACCAAAGTCGGCGTCATCGAATGGGACAGCCACCGCTACCTCGAAATGTACTTCGGTATTCCGGGCATTGGTGCCATCCTCCATACCATCAATCCCCGCCTTTCCCCTGCCGACCTGGCCTACACCGTCATCCATGCCGAAGACGAAATCATGGTCTTCCACGAAGACTTCCTGCCCCTGGTCGAAAAACTTGCCCCGCAACTGACCAGCGTCCGCCAATACATCATTATTACGGATAAAGACACCCCACCTGAAACGCCACTCACCGACCTGGATTACGAAACCTGGCTCAGCAGCGTGCAGCCGCTGGAAGACCTACCCGACCTGCCGGAAGACACCCAGGCCACGCTGGCTTACACCACCGGCACCACCGGAAAACCCAAAGGCGTGTATTTCACCCAACGCCAACTGGTACTGCACGGCCTCTCGGGCGGCCTGGCACTGAGCGCGTTGGGGGATTTCGGGGGCATCAGCAAATACGACGTCTACATGCCCCTGACCCCGATGTTCCATGTCCATGCGTGGGGCGTGCCGTATGTTTCCACCATGCTGGGGCTGAAGCAGGTCTACCCTGGCCGCTACGAGCCGCAAATGCTGCTCAAACTCATCCTCACCCACAAAGTCACCTTCAGCCACTGCGTACCCACCATCTTGCAGATGATTGTGAACGCACCGGGCATCGAAAAATACGACCTCAGCCAGTGGAAAGTGGTCATCGGCGGTGCCCGCCTCACCAAAGGGCTGGCCCAGCGCGCCCGGGAAATCGGCATCAAGGTCTCTGCCGGCTACGGCATGTCGGAAACCGCGCCCATCCTCACCCTGGCCATGCTGAAACCTTACATGGAAGACTGGGACGAGGACAAAAAACTGGACTACCTCATCAAGACCGGCGTGCCCATCCCGCTGGTAGACCTGCGCATCATCAACGAAGCCGGCGAAGACGTCGCCCACGACGGGCAGGAAAAGGGCGAAATCGTGGTTCGCACCCCCTGGCTCACGCCGGGCTACTACAAAGACCCCGAACGCTCCGAAAAACTGTGGGAAGGCGGCTGGCTGCACACCGGTGACGTCGCGGTGATCGACCAGCACGGCTACGTGCAAATCGTCGACCGCCTGAAAGACGTCATCAAGAGCGGCGGCGAGTGGATTTCCTCGCTGGAACTGGAAAACCTGCTCAGCCTGCACCCCGCCGTGCAGGAAGCCGCCGTCATCGGCATCCCCGACCCGCAGTGGGACGAGCGCCCGCTGGCGATCATCGTGCTCAAGGAAGGCCAGCACGTCGACGCCGACGGCCTGAAGACCCACCTGCAAAAATACGTTGACGAAGGCGTGATTGCCAAATGGGCGATCCCCGAGCGCTATGAATTCGTTGACGAGTTGCCCAAAACCAGCGTGGGTAAAATCGACAAAAAAGTCTTGCGCGCCCAGTTCGCACAAGACTAA
- a CDS encoding HIT domain-containing protein — protein MDYLWSPWRMEYIENHIREEGCVFCKAQKQPDSPENLIVYRGQRAFVMLNRYPYTSGHLMVIPFRHEADLVALDADTRAEMMELTAQAIRVLRAVYHPQAFNVGMNLGAAAGAGIAAHLHMHIVPRWSGDTNFMSTLAQTRVLPESLETTYARVREAWATEA, from the coding sequence ATGGATTATCTCTGGTCTCCCTGGCGGATGGAATACATTGAAAACCACATTCGTGAAGAAGGCTGCGTGTTTTGCAAGGCGCAAAAGCAGCCCGATAGCCCCGAAAACCTGATCGTTTATCGCGGGCAACGGGCTTTTGTGATGCTCAACCGCTACCCCTACACCAGCGGCCACCTGATGGTCATCCCCTTTCGGCACGAGGCCGACCTGGTGGCGCTGGACGCCGACACCCGGGCTGAAATGATGGAATTGACAGCCCAGGCCATTCGGGTGCTGCGGGCGGTGTATCACCCGCAGGCGTTCAACGTGGGCATGAACCTGGGGGCTGCCGCAGGCGCAGGTATTGCCGCTCACCTGCACATGCACATCGTGCCCCGCTGGTCGGGCGACACCAATTTCATGTCCACCCTGGCGCAAACCCGCGTGCTTCCCGAATCGCTGGAAACCACCTACGCGCGGGTGCGGGAGGCGTGGGCAACTGAGGCATAA
- a CDS encoding ComEA family DNA-binding protein — MEGVMKRWIDLALGVLVGVVLSGVAVAVAAPPRGKPVVLLPPPPTPTPAPLVVDVAGAVQHPGVYALPRGSRVRDAIMAAGGFRADAAQEIVNQAARLTDGLWIYVPFRNTPTPYGVTPTPAPLGTMISPEARVNLNTATAAELEALPRIGPALAQRIIDYRRTHGAFQTVDDLLAVKGIGPALLATLRPYVTVGKTP, encoded by the coding sequence ATGGAGGGTGTGATGAAGCGCTGGATAGACCTTGCGTTGGGCGTTTTGGTCGGGGTGGTGCTTTCGGGTGTTGCTGTGGCTGTGGCAGCGCCACCCCGTGGAAAGCCGGTCGTTTTGCTCCCGCCGCCGCCCACGCCGACGCCTGCACCGCTGGTGGTGGATGTGGCGGGGGCTGTGCAGCACCCTGGGGTGTATGCGCTGCCTCGCGGCAGCCGCGTGCGCGATGCCATTATGGCGGCGGGGGGCTTCCGTGCTGATGCTGCGCAGGAAATCGTCAACCAGGCCGCCAGGCTTACCGATGGCTTGTGGATTTACGTTCCCTTTCGCAATACCCCCACACCCTATGGGGTGACGCCGACACCCGCTCCGTTGGGCACTATGATCTCACCGGAAGCGCGGGTGAACCTCAACACAGCCACGGCCGCTGAACTGGAAGCCCTGCCGCGCATTGGGCCGGCGTTGGCTCAGCGCATTATTGACTATCGCCGCACGCACGGCGCTTTCCAAACGGTGGACGACCTGCTGGCCGTCAAAGGCATTGGCCCTGCGCTGCTGGCGACTTTACGCCCCTATGTCACCGTGGGGAAGACCCCTTAG
- a CDS encoding CBS domain-containing protein, whose translation MIQTIRQLLKAKGHEVWAISPNATVYEALEMMADKDVGALLVMEGDRLVGIFSERDYARRCILRNRRSKETRVRELMTQDVITITPSTTIDEAMELMTRHRIRHLPVVENDKVVGVVSIGDIVKTVIENQQHMISHLEGYIAGDAGATA comes from the coding sequence ATGATTCAAACCATCCGCCAATTGCTCAAAGCCAAAGGGCATGAGGTTTGGGCGATTTCCCCCAATGCGACGGTGTACGAAGCGCTGGAGATGATGGCCGACAAAGACGTCGGCGCGCTGCTGGTCATGGAAGGCGACCGGCTGGTGGGCATCTTCTCCGAGCGCGACTACGCCCGCCGCTGCATCCTCCGCAACCGCCGCTCTAAAGAAACCCGCGTGCGGGAACTGATGACCCAAGACGTCATCACCATCACCCCCAGCACCACCATCGACGAAGCCATGGAACTGATGACACGCCACCGCATCCGCCACCTGCCCGTGGTGGAAAACGACAAAGTCGTTGGCGTGGTTTCCATCGGCGACATCGTCAAAACGGTCATCGAAAACCAGCAACACATGATCTCGCACCTGGAAGGCTACATCGCTGGCGACGCAGGTGCAACAGCATAG
- the gcvT gene encoding glycine cleavage system aminomethyltransferase GcvT — MTQDYLFRGSLKDLDPALYELTQVEAERQVRRLILIPSESQAPLAVREAMASAFQNIYAEGYPPEHWRWLSDEEILDYKARLAEYRRLADPRYYKGVEYADIVESLARRRCAEAFAANGVSADDIFVNVQPLSGAPANNAVYHALIQPGDTILSMHLVHGGHLSHGSRANRTGKLYNPVHYTVDPETERLDYDQIEALALEHKPKIIVAGYSSYPWSVDWARFRAIADKVGAYLMADIAHVAGLVVGGAYPSPVGYAHVISFTTHKTLGGPRGAVILTTNPVIARKIDRAVFPGEQGGPHVNVFAALALLFKLAQTEQFSQYAHQVVKNCIAFTDRLAERGFRIPYGGTDTHLMNLDCKSVRGPDGTPLSGDLAARILDVAGIVVNRNTIPGDKGAKNPSGIRMGTPWLTQRGFDEAMSRELADVIADLLWAVTPYTVDGKQRAKVDYDALQEARLRVRDLAERAGRDFEPQGFGYPHFYYADDKPQRAGDLTVLEIGGERVRQFLNFALASDVEALEPGQTQPTRLHTPKGWVQGTLRCVEPRRFRLTVPREQASLVMTYLRDLSDGYIAFGDDDLTRKIPGPVWVLEALDGEPDALPQGEVQPAESKPYFVGLDLTPPPPQPSAAVSPSPPLVREGRGAGGGERSLPAFQWEETEPETLRRTPIYDLHKRLGAKMVPFAGWEMPVWYSSVLEEHLAVREAAGLFDVTHMGVYQVEGPDAAAFLDSVYANDIGKLKVGEAEYTHFLTPDAEVIDDLYVYRYEPEAYLVVVNAANDEKDWAWLNAVREGKVKVDNARPWAQAFGRSAVLRNLRDPKEGADMRVDLALQGPRSRDVLLALGVDAATERRIRRMKRNHVIRATVGGFDLIVSRTGYTGEKMAFELFVHPDRAADLFVALLKAGEPFGLKPCGLGARDSLRTEAGLPLYGHEMGGTLNLGVGEAGFARFVKTYKPWFIGREAFLAREATRQQEIVRFRFTDRHVRMAHLGDPVLDKRGKVIGVVTSCAIDREGYLTGQAVVLRKYTAEGTPLFILQGAERLKKAPKAPAELQPGDSLPLPTAAVVVRRFPK, encoded by the coding sequence ATGACTCAAGACTACCTCTTCCGCGGTTCTCTCAAAGACCTTGACCCCGCCCTGTACGAACTCACCCAGGTGGAAGCCGAGCGGCAGGTGCGGCGGCTGATTCTCATCCCCAGCGAGAGCCAGGCGCCTTTGGCCGTGCGCGAGGCCATGGCCTCGGCCTTCCAGAACATTTACGCTGAAGGCTACCCACCGGAGCACTGGCGCTGGCTGAGCGATGAGGAAATTCTGGATTACAAAGCCCGCTTAGCCGAATACCGCCGCCTGGCCGACCCGCGCTATTACAAGGGCGTGGAATACGCCGACATCGTGGAATCCTTAGCCCGCCGCCGCTGTGCGGAGGCTTTCGCGGCCAACGGCGTGAGTGCGGATGACATTTTCGTCAACGTCCAGCCCCTCTCCGGCGCACCGGCCAACAACGCGGTCTATCACGCCCTCATCCAGCCCGGCGACACCATCCTTTCCATGCACCTCGTCCACGGCGGGCACCTCTCCCACGGCTCGCGCGCCAACCGCACGGGCAAACTTTACAATCCGGTGCACTACACGGTGGACCCGGAAACCGAGCGCCTGGATTACGACCAGATCGAAGCCCTGGCGCTGGAACACAAGCCCAAAATCATCGTCGCGGGCTATTCGTCCTATCCGTGGAGTGTGGATTGGGCGCGCTTCCGCGCCATTGCCGACAAAGTGGGCGCGTATTTGATGGCCGACATCGCCCACGTCGCGGGGCTGGTAGTCGGCGGGGCGTACCCCTCGCCCGTAGGCTATGCTCACGTCATCTCTTTCACCACCCACAAGACCCTCGGCGGCCCCCGCGGGGCGGTCATTCTCACCACCAATCCCGTGATTGCCCGCAAGATCGACCGCGCCGTGTTCCCCGGCGAGCAGGGCGGGCCGCATGTCAATGTTTTCGCTGCTTTAGCCCTGCTGTTCAAACTGGCGCAGACCGAGCAGTTCAGCCAGTATGCCCATCAGGTGGTGAAAAACTGCATCGCTTTCACCGACCGTCTGGCCGAGCGGGGTTTCCGCATCCCCTACGGCGGCACCGACACCCACCTGATGAACCTGGACTGCAAGAGCGTGCGCGGCCCCGACGGAACGCCCCTTTCCGGCGACCTGGCCGCCCGCATTCTGGATGTGGCCGGCATCGTGGTCAACCGCAACACCATCCCCGGCGACAAGGGCGCGAAGAACCCCTCGGGCATCCGCATGGGCACGCCCTGGCTGACCCAGCGGGGCTTCGACGAGGCCATGAGCCGCGAACTGGCCGATGTCATCGCCGACCTGCTCTGGGCCGTCACGCCCTACACCGTGGACGGCAAGCAGCGCGCCAAGGTGGATTACGACGCCCTGCAGGAAGCCCGCCTGCGGGTGCGCGACCTGGCCGAGCGCGCCGGCCGGGATTTCGAGCCCCAGGGCTTCGGCTACCCCCACTTCTACTATGCCGATGATAAACCCCAGCGTGCGGGCGACCTCACGGTGCTGGAAATCGGCGGCGAGCGGGTGCGCCAGTTCCTCAATTTTGCCCTGGCCTCGGATGTGGAAGCCCTGGAACCCGGCCAGACGCAGCCTACCCGCCTGCACACCCCCAAAGGCTGGGTACAGGGCACGCTGCGCTGTGTGGAACCCCGCCGCTTCCGCCTGACCGTGCCGCGCGAGCAGGCTTCCCTGGTGATGACCTACCTGCGCGACCTCTCCGATGGCTACATTGCCTTTGGCGATGACGACCTCACGCGCAAAATCCCCGGCCCGGTGTGGGTGCTGGAAGCCCTGGATGGGGAACCCGACGCGCTGCCCCAGGGGGAGGTGCAGCCTGCAGAGAGCAAGCCGTACTTCGTGGGTCTGGATCTCACCCCTCCCCCGCCGCAGCCTTCGGCTGCAGTCTCCCCCTCCCCTCCCTTAGTAAGGGAGGGGAGGGGGGCGGGGGGTGGGGAGAGATCCCTCCCTGCCTTCCAATGGGAAGAAACCGAACCCGAAACCCTGCGCCGCACGCCCATTTACGACCTGCACAAGCGTTTGGGCGCGAAGATGGTGCCCTTCGCGGGCTGGGAAATGCCGGTGTGGTACTCCTCGGTGCTGGAAGAGCACCTCGCGGTGCGCGAGGCCGCCGGCCTGTTCGACGTCACCCACATGGGCGTGTATCAGGTGGAAGGCCCGGACGCTGCCGCCTTCCTGGACAGCGTGTACGCCAACGACATCGGCAAACTCAAGGTGGGCGAGGCGGAATACACCCACTTCCTCACCCCCGACGCCGAGGTGATCGACGACCTGTATGTGTACCGCTACGAGCCGGAAGCCTATCTGGTGGTGGTCAACGCTGCCAACGACGAGAAGGACTGGGCCTGGCTGAACGCGGTCAGGGAAGGCAAGGTGAAGGTGGATAATGCACGCCCGTGGGCGCAGGCCTTTGGCCGGAGCGCGGTGCTGCGCAACCTGCGCGATCCCAAAGAAGGCGCGGACATGCGGGTGGATTTAGCCCTGCAGGGGCCGCGCTCGCGGGATGTGCTGCTGGCCCTGGGCGTGGATGCCGCCACCGAGCGCCGCATCCGCCGGATGAAGCGCAACCATGTGATTCGTGCCACCGTGGGCGGCTTCGACCTCATCGTCTCGCGCACGGGCTACACGGGCGAAAAGATGGCTTTCGAACTCTTCGTGCACCCCGACCGGGCAGCGGACCTCTTCGTAGCGCTGCTCAAGGCCGGCGAACCCTTCGGCCTCAAGCCGTGCGGGCTGGGCGCGCGCGATTCGCTGCGCACCGAGGCCGGGCTGCCCCTCTACGGCCACGAGATGGGCGGCACGCTCAATTTGGGCGTGGGCGAGGCCGGTTTCGCCAGGTTCGTCAAGACCTACAAGCCGTGGTTCATCGGCCGCGAGGCCTTCCTGGCCCGCGAGGCCACGCGGCAGCAGGAAATCGTGCGCTTCCGCTTCACCGACAGGCACGTCCGCATGGCGCACCTCGGCGACCCGGTGCTCGACAAGCGCGGCAAGGTGATCGGCGTGGTGACCAGTTGCGCCATCGACCGGGAAGGCTACCTGACCGGGCAGGCGGTGGTGCTGCGCAAGTACACTGCTGAGGGCACACCGCTGTTCATCCTGCAAGGCGCCGAGCGGCTGAAGAAAGCCCCCAAAGCCCCCGCCGAACTGCAACCGGGCGACAGCCTGCCCCTGCCCACCGCGGCGGTGGTGGTGAGGCGGTTCCCGAAATAG
- a CDS encoding aldo/keto reductase, with protein MPPLGIGTWAWGDRFFWNYGRNYTAEDIHAAFAAAVEDGITFFDTAEVYGMGRAERFLREMLAQTEAPIVIATKFFPFPWRVRKAAMRRALRHSLKRLGLEKVDLYQIHFPWPLRSTDFWVSALGELVQERLVRAAGVSNYNAEQMRRAHAVLQARGIPLASNQVHYSLLHREPERNGVLNACKELGITLIAYSPLEMGLLTGKYTPENPPGGVRSRRYSREYLARIRPLIGLMREIGQAHGGKTPAQVALNWVICKGAVPIPGAKNARQAAANAGALGWQLTDDEIAALDQASEKIHPPTATR; from the coding sequence ATCCCGCCCCTCGGCATCGGCACATGGGCGTGGGGCGACCGCTTTTTCTGGAATTACGGACGCAACTACACCGCCGAAGACATCCACGCGGCCTTTGCCGCCGCGGTAGAAGACGGCATCACCTTTTTTGACACCGCCGAGGTCTATGGCATGGGGCGCGCCGAGCGTTTCCTGCGAGAAATGCTTGCCCAAACCGAAGCCCCCATCGTCATTGCCACCAAGTTCTTCCCCTTCCCGTGGCGGGTGCGGAAAGCCGCCATGCGCCGCGCCCTGCGCCACAGCCTGAAGCGGTTAGGGTTGGAAAAAGTAGACCTTTATCAAATCCACTTCCCCTGGCCGCTCCGCAGCACCGACTTTTGGGTGAGTGCGTTAGGCGAACTGGTGCAGGAAAGGCTGGTGCGGGCTGCGGGGGTTTCCAACTACAATGCCGAGCAAATGCGCCGCGCCCACGCGGTGCTACAAGCGCGCGGCATTCCGCTGGCCTCCAACCAGGTGCATTACAGCCTGCTGCACCGCGAGCCGGAGCGCAACGGTGTGCTCAACGCCTGCAAGGAACTCGGTATCACCCTGATTGCCTACAGCCCGCTGGAAATGGGCCTGCTGACCGGCAAATACACCCCCGAAAACCCGCCCGGCGGGGTGCGCAGCCGCCGCTACTCGCGGGAATACCTCGCCCGCATCCGACCGCTCATCGGCCTGATGCGGGAAATCGGTCAGGCCCACGGCGGCAAAACCCCGGCCCAGGTGGCGCTCAACTGGGTCATTTGTAAAGGCGCGGTGCCCATCCCCGGGGCGAAAAACGCCCGCCAGGCAGCCGCCAACGCCGGGGCGTTGGGCTGGCAACTGACCGATGATGAAATAGCCGCCTTGGACCAGGCCAGTGAGAAAATCCACCCCCCAACTGCTACCCGCTAA
- a CDS encoding co-chaperone GroES — MKVQPLGSRVLIRPEEEEPKTSSGILLPETAKEKPQIGEVIAIGDEEEEIPVKVGQKVLYPKYTGTEIKIDGKEHLIMDAGDLLAVVEK; from the coding sequence ATCAAAGTCCAACCCCTGGGTAGCCGCGTGTTGATTCGCCCGGAAGAAGAAGAACCCAAAACCAGCAGCGGCATTCTGTTGCCCGAAACCGCGAAAGAAAAGCCCCAAATTGGCGAAGTGATCGCCATTGGCGACGAAGAAGAAGAAATTCCCGTCAAGGTGGGGCAGAAAGTGCTCTACCCCAAATACACCGGCACCGAAATCAAGATCGACGGCAAAGAACACCTCATCATGGACGCCGGCGACCTGCTCGCGGTTGTGGAAAAATAA
- the miaA gene encoding tRNA (adenosine(37)-N6)-dimethylallyltransferase MiaA: MSNADAPPQKPPLIVLVGPTAVGKTELSLQLAERIGGEIVSADSRLLYRGMDIGTAKPTPAERARVPHHLIDVANPDEVWSVARYQDAAYAAIDDIHRRGKVPLLVGGTGQYVWAVVEGWQVPRVPPRPGLREALERWGEALGPEALHARLARLDPEAAARILPSNLRRTVRALEVIFSTGRRFSEQQGKTPPPYRILILGLTRPRPELHTRIDARIDAMLAAGWLDEVRRLLEAGYSPDLPAMSGIGYAELIAYLQGQIPLEEAVHRIQKRTRRFVRRQANWFKADDPRIHWFPAGEDPLTATLPLVANFLRTAA; this comes from the coding sequence ATGTCCAACGCTGACGCCCCACCCCAAAAGCCGCCCCTCATCGTGCTCGTCGGCCCCACCGCCGTGGGGAAGACTGAACTCTCGCTGCAACTCGCCGAGCGCATTGGCGGCGAAATCGTCTCCGCCGACTCGCGGCTGCTTTATCGCGGCATGGATATCGGCACCGCCAAGCCCACCCCCGCCGAGCGCGCCCGCGTGCCTCATCATCTCATCGACGTGGCCAACCCCGACGAAGTGTGGTCGGTCGCCCGCTATCAGGATGCCGCCTACGCGGCCATCGACGACATCCACCGCCGTGGCAAAGTGCCCCTGCTGGTCGGCGGCACAGGGCAATATGTGTGGGCCGTGGTAGAAGGCTGGCAGGTGCCGCGCGTACCACCCCGCCCCGGCCTGCGGGAAGCGCTGGAGCGTTGGGGAGAGGCACTCGGCCCCGAAGCCCTGCACGCCCGCCTGGCGCGCCTCGACCCCGAAGCCGCAGCCCGCATTCTGCCTTCCAACCTGCGCCGCACAGTGCGCGCCCTGGAAGTGATATTCAGCACTGGCCGCCGCTTTTCCGAACAGCAGGGCAAAACTCCCCCACCTTACCGGATACTCATCCTCGGCCTCACCCGTCCCCGCCCGGAACTGCATACCCGCATCGACGCCCGCATCGACGCCATGCTGGCTGCAGGATGGCTCGACGAAGTGCGCCGCCTGCTGGAAGCCGGTTACAGCCCCGACCTCCCTGCCATGTCGGGCATCGGCTACGCCGAACTCATCGCCTACCTGCAAGGGCAAATTCCGTTGGAAGAAGCCGTGCACCGCATTCAAAAACGCACGCGCCGCTTTGTGCGCCGCCAGGCCAACTGGTTCAAAGCCGACGACCCCCGCATCCATTGGTTCCCCGCCGGGGAAGACCCACTCACGGCCACGCTGCCCCTTGTCGCCAACTTCCTGAGAACGGCTGCGTGA
- a CDS encoding YraN family protein yields the protein MSKASHNQRIGKIGEDAAAAYLEARGYRIIGRNVRTPHGEIDLIAVAPDHLAFVEVKTRTSNAFGQPEEAITARKWAHMVAAAEHWLYENRPGDEAWQIDVIAVRFPSPAQLTQPEIHHFPNVQR from the coding sequence ATGAGCAAGGCAAGCCACAACCAGCGCATCGGCAAGATCGGCGAAGACGCAGCGGCGGCTTACCTCGAAGCCCGCGGCTACCGCATCATAGGGCGCAACGTGCGCACGCCCCACGGCGAAATCGACCTCATCGCTGTCGCGCCCGACCACCTCGCCTTTGTCGAAGTCAAAACCCGTACCAGCAATGCCTTCGGCCAGCCCGAAGAAGCCATCACCGCCCGCAAATGGGCACACATGGTTGCCGCCGCCGAACACTGGCTATACGAAAACCGCCCGGGCGATGAAGCATGGCAAATCGACGTCATCGCGGTGCGCTTCCCCTCCCCCGCTCAACTCACCCAGCCGGAAATCCACCATTTTCCCAATGTCCAACGCTGA